The Candidatus Palauibacter polyketidifaciens genome contains the following window.
GGGTGATCATCTCCCCCGACTCGACCGTGCGCTTCATGGCGGGCGCCCCCGATGATTCCACGCCGAACACGCGGATATCGGGGTTCACGCTCTTCAGCGCCATCGAATTGCCGGAGATGAGGCCGCCGCCCCCGATGGGGATGACGACGATCTCGACCTCCGGCCAGTCCTCGAGGATCTCGAGGCCGAGGGTGCCCTGGCCCGCGATCAGCCGCGGGTTGTCGAACGGGTGCACGTACGTGAGTCCGCGCTCCTCGACGAGTTCCAGTGCCCGCTCGTTCGCCTCGTCCCAGATCGATCCGTGAAGCACGACCTCCGCGCCGTATCCCTCTGTGGCCGCGACCTTTGCCGGAGTCGCGTTCTCGGCCATCACGACGACGGCGGGAATCCCGTACAGGCGGGCCGCCAGCGCGACGCCCTGCGCGTGGTTCCCGGCGGAGGAGCAGATGATGCCCCGCGCCTTCTCCTCCTCGCCCATGTGGGCCATCACGTTCAGCGGCCCCCGCACCTTGTACGAACCCCCGCGCTGGAAGAGTTCGGCCTTGAGCCGGATGTCGAACCCGGAGGCCTCGCTCAGCGAGCGCGACGTGAGAAGGGGGGTGTGGTAGACGTGCGGCGCGACGTGCTCCCGCGCGCGCTCGAAGTCCTCGAGGGTCAGTGTGAGTCCGGGGATCTCGACGTGTGGCGTCACTCGGGCCGTCTCTCTCGGGTGGGTGGTGGGCCGGCGGGCGGCACCTTGCCCGTGGCTGCGCCCGGGACCGCCCGAGCGTAGTCGATAATCCCCCACCCGAAGCCGAACACGCAACCGGGAAGTACCGTCACCTTGCGGCGTGAGGCGTTTGTCGGCGACACTCAAGCCTCCTCCCCGCACGGATATCCAGCCGAGGATCCGCCACTTGAACCGGTCACCCGACACCCCGGCACCCGCGCGCGAGCGCTTCGGCACCCGCGCCGGTTTCGTGCTTGCGGCGGTGGGGTCCGCCGTCGGGCTGGG
Protein-coding sequences here:
- a CDS encoding threonine/serine dehydratase, producing MTPHVEIPGLTLTLEDFERAREHVAPHVYHTPLLTSRSLSEASGFDIRLKAELFQRGGSYKVRGPLNVMAHMGEEEKARGIICSSAGNHAQGVALAARLYGIPAVVVMAENATPAKVAATEGYGAEVVLHGSIWDEANERALELVEERGLTYVHPFDNPRLIAGQGTLGLEILEDWPEVEIVVIPIGGGGLISGNSMALKSVNPDIRVFGVESSGAPAMKRTVESGEMITLETVDCAIDGLKVMRVGDNTASVVSRFVERVVTLPDEDIFDAMLWLMTRAKLVTEGAAAAPVAAVLHGLIDAPPGTKVACVLSGGNLDVEQLRGRSWN